A region from the Prevotella melaninogenica genome encodes:
- a CDS encoding acetate kinase, with product MKILVLNCGSSSIKYKLYDMADESVLAQGGVERIGLDEAFIKVKLDNGEKRQIMADLPTHKEGVALVFKVLLDPEIGALKSLDEIDAVGHRIVQGGDLFEKSCIVTKKVEEGIESLIDLAPVHNAGHLRGLRAVDALMPNTPQVTVFDNAFHSTMPDYAYLYAVPYDFYKKYHVRRYGFHGTSHRYVSHRVCEMLGVDIKTQKIITCHIGNGASMAAIKNGKVIDTSMGLTPLAGLMMGSRSGDIDPSAVTYLMEKLGKKPQEMADFLNKESGVLGITGISSDMRDIENADNAGDKMAHLALEMYTYRIKKYIGAYAAAMNGVDIIVWTAGVGENQTGLRWDACKDMDYLGIKLDKERNMCRGVEQVLSTDDSKVKVVLVPTDEEIVIARDTEELVKNLKK from the coding sequence ATGAAGATATTAGTTTTAAACTGCGGTAGTAGTTCCATTAAGTACAAGTTGTACGATATGGCAGATGAGTCAGTGTTGGCTCAGGGTGGTGTTGAGCGCATCGGACTCGATGAGGCATTCATCAAAGTGAAACTTGACAATGGTGAGAAGAGACAGATTATGGCTGACCTTCCTACCCACAAGGAAGGTGTAGCACTCGTATTCAAGGTGCTTCTCGACCCAGAAATTGGTGCATTGAAGAGCCTTGACGAGATTGATGCCGTTGGTCACCGTATCGTGCAAGGTGGCGACCTCTTTGAGAAAAGCTGCATCGTGACGAAGAAGGTAGAAGAAGGCATTGAGAGTCTTATCGACCTTGCACCTGTTCATAATGCTGGCCACCTGCGTGGTTTGCGTGCTGTTGATGCTCTGATGCCTAACACTCCACAGGTAACAGTGTTTGACAATGCGTTCCATAGCACAATGCCTGACTACGCTTATCTCTACGCCGTACCTTACGATTTCTATAAGAAGTACCACGTTCGCCGCTATGGTTTCCACGGAACAAGTCATCGTTACGTGTCACATCGTGTCTGCGAGATGCTTGGCGTTGACATTAAGACACAGAAAATCATCACTTGTCACATTGGTAACGGTGCATCAATGGCTGCCATTAAGAATGGTAAGGTTATCGATACCTCTATGGGACTGACTCCATTAGCAGGATTGATGATGGGCTCACGTTCTGGTGATATTGACCCTTCTGCCGTTACTTACTTGATGGAGAAACTCGGAAAGAAGCCACAAGAGATGGCAGACTTCCTTAACAAGGAGTCTGGAGTACTTGGTATTACAGGTATCAGCTCTGACATGCGCGACATTGAGAACGCTGACAACGCAGGTGATAAGATGGCTCATTTAGCACTGGAGATGTACACCTATCGTATTAAGAAGTACATTGGTGCTTACGCTGCAGCAATGAATGGTGTTGACATCATCGTTTGGACAGCCGGTGTTGGTGAGAATCAGACAGGTCTTCGTTGGGATGCTTGCAAGGATATGGATTATCTCGGCATAAAACTCGACAAGGAACGCAATATGTGTCGTGGTGTTGAGCAAGTTCTCTCTACCGATGACTCAAAGGTTAAGGTTGTGCTTGTTCCAACTGACGAGGAGATTGTTATTGCACGTGACACAGAAGAACTTGTTAAGAACTTGAAGAAGTAA
- a CDS encoding UDP-2,3-diacylglucosamine diphosphatase, protein MKNIYFLSDAHLGSLAIEHRRTHERRLVRFLDSIKHKAAAVYLLGDMFDFWNEYKYVVPKGFTRFLGKISELTDMGVEVHFFTGNHDLWTYGYLEQECGVILHRKPITTEIYDKVFYLAHGDGLGDPDPKYRFLRKVFHNSFCQRLLNFFHPWWGMQLGLNWAKRSRLKRADGKEVPYLGEDKEYLIQYTKKYMLTHKDIDFFIYGHRHIELDLTLSRKVRLLILGDWIWQFTYAVFDGEHMFLEEYVEGESKP, encoded by the coding sequence ATGAAGAATATCTATTTTCTTTCCGATGCACACCTCGGATCACTCGCTATAGAGCACCGTCGCACACACGAACGCCGCCTTGTACGCTTCTTGGATAGCATTAAGCACAAGGCTGCCGCAGTCTATTTGTTAGGCGATATGTTCGACTTCTGGAACGAATATAAGTATGTTGTTCCTAAAGGGTTTACTCGTTTCCTTGGCAAGATATCTGAATTGACGGATATGGGAGTGGAGGTTCATTTCTTTACAGGAAATCATGATCTCTGGACTTATGGCTATTTGGAACAGGAATGTGGTGTTATCCTTCATCGCAAACCGATAACTACTGAGATATACGATAAGGTTTTTTATCTTGCGCATGGTGACGGATTAGGTGATCCTGACCCAAAGTATCGTTTCCTCCGTAAGGTGTTTCATAATTCATTCTGCCAACGATTGCTCAACTTCTTTCATCCTTGGTGGGGAATGCAGTTAGGTTTGAATTGGGCGAAAAGGAGTAGATTGAAGCGTGCCGATGGGAAGGAGGTTCCCTATTTGGGCGAAGATAAGGAGTATCTGATACAGTATACGAAAAAGTATATGTTAACGCATAAGGATATCGACTTCTTTATTTACGGGCATCGGCATATAGAACTCGACCTCACTTTATCGCGAAAAGTCCGTTTGTTGATTCTTGGTGATTGGATATGGCAGTTTACTTATGCCGTTTTCGATGGTGAACACATGTTCCTTGAAGAGTATGTAGAAGGTGAAAGTAAGCCTTAA